One Brassica napus cultivar Da-Ae chromosome A1, Da-Ae, whole genome shotgun sequence genomic region harbors:
- the LOC106348910 gene encoding glycolate oxidase 1 isoform X1, producing MEITNVTEYEAIAKEKLPKMVYDYYASGAEDQWTLQENRNAFARILFRPRILIDVSKIDMTTTILGFKISMPIMVAPTAMQKMAHPEGEYATARAASAAGTIMTLSSWATSSVEEVASTGPGIRFFQLYVYKNRKVVEQLVRRAERAGFKAIALTVDTPRLGRRESDIKNRFTLPPNLTLKNFEGLDLGKMDEANDSGLASYVAGQIDRTLSWKDVQWLQTITSMPILVKGVITGEDARIAIQAGAAGIIVSNHGARQLDYVPATISALEEVVKATQGRIPVFLDGGVRRGTDVFKALALGASGIFIGRPVVFSLAAEGEAGVRKVLQMLRDEFELTMALSGCRSLKEITRNHITTEWDTPRPSARL from the exons ATGGAGATTACAAACGTTACCGAGTATGAAGCGATTGCAAAGGAGAAGTTGCCTAAGATGGTATACGACTACTATGCCTCTGGTGCAGAGGACCAGTGGACTCTTCAAGAGAACAGAAACGCTTTCGCTAGGATCCT CTTTCGGCCTCGGATTCTGATTGATGTGAGCAAGATTGATATGACAACAACCATCTTGGGTTTCAAGATCTCCATGCCGATCATGGTTGCTCCTACTGCCATGCAAAAGATGGCTCACCCGGAAG GGGAATATGCTACGGCTAGAGCTGCATCTGCTGCTGGAACCATCATG ACACTGTCGTCATGGGCTACTTCCAGTGTTGAAGAAGTTGCTTCCACAGGACCAGGGATTAGGTTCTTCCAGCTATAT GTGTACAAGAACAGGAAAGTGGTTGAGCAGCTCGTGAGAAGAGCCGAGAGGGCGGGGTTCAAAGCCATTGCTCTCACTGTAGACACCCCAAGGCTAGGCCGAAGAGAGTCTGATATCAAGAACAG ATTCACTTTGCCTCCAAACCTGACATTGAAGAACTTTGAAGGTCTCGACCTCGGAAAGATGGACGAG GCCAATGACTCTGGTTTGGCCTCATACGTTGCTGGCCAAATTGACCGTACCTTAAGCTGGAAG GATGTCCAGTGGCTCCAGACAATCACTAGCATGCCGATTCTTGTCAAGGGTGTTATTACAGGAGAGGATG CAAGGATAGCGATTCAAGCTGGTGCAGCAGGGATCATTGTGTCGAACCATGGAGCTCGCCAGCTTGACTATGTTCCCGCAACAATCTCAGCCCTTGAAGAG GTTGTCAAAGCGACACAAGGACGAATCCCTGTCTTCTTGGATGGTGGTGTTCGTCGTGGCACTGACGTCTTCAAGGCACTTGCACTTGGAGCCTCAGGGATCTTT ATTGGAAGACCAGTGGTGTTCTCACTTGCTGCTGAAGGAGAGGCTGGAGTCAGAAAGGTGCTTCAAATGCTACGTGATGAGTTCGAGCTGACCATGGCACTAAGTGGGTGCAGGTCTCTCAAGGAAATCACCCGTAACCACATCACCACCGAATGGGACACTCCACGCCCTTCGGCCAGGTTATAG
- the LOC106348910 gene encoding glycolate oxidase 1 isoform X3: MEITNVTEYEAIAKEKLPKMVYDYYASGAEDQWTLQENRNAFARILFRPRILIDVSKIDMTTTILGFKISMPIMVAPTAMQKMAHPEGEYATARAASAAGTIMTLSSWATSSVEEVASTGPGIRFFQLYVYKNRKVVEQLVRRAERAGFKAIALTVDTPRLGRRESDIKNRFTLPPNLTLKNFEGLDLGKMDEANDSGLASYVAGQIDRTLSWKDVQWLQTITSMPILVKGVITGEDARIAIQAGAAGIIVSNHGARQLDYVPATISALEEVVKATQGRIPVFLDGGVRRGTDVFKALALGASGIFIGRPVVFSLAAEGEAGVRKVLQMLRDEFELTMALSGCRSLKEITRNHITTEWDTPRPSARL; this comes from the exons ATGGAGATCACAAACGTTACCGAGTATGAAGCAATCGCAAAGGAGAAGTTGCCTAAGATGGTATATGACTACTATGCGTCTGGTGCAGAGGATCAGTGGACTCTTCAAGAGAACAGAAACGCTTTCGCTAGGATCCT CTTTCGGCCTCGGATTCTGATTGATGTGAGCAAGATTGATATGACAACAACCATCTTGGGTTTCAAGATCTCCATGCCGATCATGGTTGCTCCTACTGCCATGCAAAAGATGGCTCACCCGGAAG GGGAATATGCTACGGCTAGAGCTGCATCTGCTGCTGGAACCATCATG ACACTGTCGTCATGGGCTACTTCCAGTGTTGAAGAAGTTGCTTCCACAGGACCAGGGATTAGGTTCTTCCAGCTATAT GTGTACAAGAACAGGAAAGTGGTTGAGCAGCTCGTGAGAAGAGCCGAGAGGGCGGGGTTCAAAGCCATTGCTCTCACTGTAGACACCCCAAGGCTAGGCCGAAGAGAGTCTGATATCAAGAACAG ATTCACTTTGCCTCCAAACCTGACATTGAAGAACTTTGAAGGTCTCGACCTCGGAAAGATGGACGAG GCCAATGACTCTGGTTTGGCCTCATACGTTGCTGGCCAAATTGACCGTACCTTAAGCTGGAAG GATGTCCAGTGGCTCCAGACAATCACTAGCATGCCGATTCTTGTCAAGGGTGTTATTACAGGAGAGGATG CAAGGATAGCGATTCAAGCTGGTGCAGCAGGGATCATTGTGTCGAACCATGGAGCTCGCCAGCTTGACTATGTTCCCGCAACAATCTCAGCCCTTGAAGAG GTTGTCAAAGCGACACAAGGACGAATCCCTGTCTTCTTGGATGGTGGTGTTCGTCGTGGCACTGACGTCTTCAAGGCACTTGCACTTGGAGCCTCAGGGATCTTT ATTGGAAGACCAGTGGTGTTCTCACTTGCTGCTGAAGGAGAGGCTGGAGTCAGAAAGGTGCTTCAAATGCTACGTGATGAGTTCGAGCTGACCATGGCACTAAGTGGGTGCAGGTCTCTCAAGGAAATCACCCGTAACCACATCACCACCGAATGGGACACTCCACGCCCTTCGGCCAGGTTATAG
- the LOC106348910 gene encoding glycolate oxidase 1 isoform X5: MKRLQRRSCLRWYTTTMPLVQRTSGLFKRTETLSLGSCHFRPRILIDVSKIDMTTTILGFKISMPIMVAPTAMQKMAHPEGEYATARAASAAGTIMTLSSWATSSVEEVASTGPGIRFFQLYVYKNRKVVEQLVRRAERAGFKAIALTVDTPRLGRRESDIKNRFTLPPNLTLKNFEGLDLGKMDEANDSGLASYVAGQIDRTLSWKDVQWLQTITSMPILVKGVITGEDARIAIQAGAAGIIVSNHGARQLDYVPATISALEEVVKATQGRIPVFLDGGVRRGTDVFKALALGASGIFIGRPVVFSLAAEGEAGVRKVLQMLRDEFELTMALSGCRSLKEITRNHITTEWDTPRPSARL; the protein is encoded by the exons ATGAAGCGATTGCAAAGGAGAAGTTGCCTAAGATGGTATACGACTACTATGCCTCTGGTGCAGAGGACCAGTGGACTCTTCAAGAGAACAGAAACGCTTTCGCTAGGATCCTGtca CTTTCGGCCTCGGATTCTGATTGATGTGAGCAAGATTGATATGACAACAACCATCTTGGGTTTCAAGATCTCCATGCCGATCATGGTTGCTCCTACTGCCATGCAAAAGATGGCTCACCCGGAAG GGGAATATGCTACGGCTAGAGCTGCATCTGCTGCTGGAACCATCATG ACACTGTCGTCATGGGCTACTTCCAGTGTTGAAGAAGTTGCTTCCACAGGACCAGGGATTAGGTTCTTCCAGCTATAT GTGTACAAGAACAGGAAAGTGGTTGAGCAGCTCGTGAGAAGAGCCGAGAGGGCGGGGTTCAAAGCCATTGCTCTCACTGTAGACACCCCAAGGCTAGGCCGAAGAGAGTCTGATATCAAGAACAG ATTCACTTTGCCTCCAAACCTGACATTGAAGAACTTTGAAGGTCTCGACCTCGGAAAGATGGACGAG GCCAATGACTCTGGTTTGGCCTCATACGTTGCTGGCCAAATTGACCGTACCTTAAGCTGGAAG GATGTCCAGTGGCTCCAGACAATCACTAGCATGCCGATTCTTGTCAAGGGTGTTATTACAGGAGAGGATG CAAGGATAGCGATTCAAGCTGGTGCAGCAGGGATCATTGTGTCGAACCATGGAGCTCGCCAGCTTGACTATGTTCCCGCAACAATCTCAGCCCTTGAAGAG GTTGTCAAAGCGACACAAGGACGAATCCCTGTCTTCTTGGATGGTGGTGTTCGTCGTGGCACTGACGTCTTCAAGGCACTTGCACTTGGAGCCTCAGGGATCTTT ATTGGAAGACCAGTGGTGTTCTCACTTGCTGCTGAAGGAGAGGCTGGAGTCAGAAAGGTGCTTCAAATGCTACGTGATGAGTTCGAGCTGACCATGGCACTAAGTGGGTGCAGGTCTCTCAAGGAAATCACCCGTAACCACATCACCACCGAATGGGACACTCCACGCCCTTCGGCCAGGTTATAG
- the LOC106348910 gene encoding glycolate oxidase 2 isoform X4 → MKQSQRRSCLRWYMTTMRLVQRISGLFKRTETLSLGSCNFRPRILIDVSKIDMTTTVLGFKISMPIMVAPTAMQKMAHPEGEYATARAASAAGTIMTLSSWATSSVEEVASTGPGIRFFQLYVYKNRKVVEQLVRRAEKAGFKAIALTVDTPRLGRRETDIKNRFTLPPNLTLKNFEGLDLGKMDEANDSGLASYVAGQIDRTLSWKDVQWLQTITSMPILVKGVLTGEDARIAIQAGAAGIIVSNHGARQLDYVPATISALEEVVKATQGRVPVFLDGGVRRGTDVFKALALGASGIFIGRPVVFSLAAEGEAGVRKVLQMLRDEFELTMALSGCRSLSEITRNHIITEWETPRHLPKL, encoded by the exons ATGAAGCAATCGCAAAGGAGAAGTTGCCTAAGATGGTATATGACTACTATGCGTCTGGTGCAGAGGATCAGTGGACTCTTCAAGAGAACAGAAACGCTTTCGCTAGGATCCTGTAA CTTCCGGCCTAGGATTCTGATTGATGTGAGCAAGATTGATATGACAACAACCGTCTTGGGGTTCAAGATCTCCATGCCGATCATGGTTGCGCCTACTGCCATGCAGAAGATGGCTCATCctgaag GGGAATATGCTACGGCTAGAGCTGCGTCTGCTGCTGGAACCATCAtg ACACTTTCTTCATGGGCTACTTCCAGCGTTGAAGAAGTTGCTTCCACAGGGCCAGGGATCCGATTCTTCCAGCTCTAT GTATACAAGAACAGGAAAGTGGTTGAGCAGCTAGTGAGAAGAGCAGAGAAGGCTGGATTTAAAGCCATTGCTCTCACTGTAGACACCCCAAGGCTAGGCCGCAGAGAGACTGATATCAAGAACAG ATTCACTCTGCCTCCAAACTTGACATTGAAGAACTTTGAAGGTCTTGACCTCGGAAAGATGGACGAG GCCAATGACTCTGGCTTGGCTTCATATGTTGCTGGTCAAATTGACCGTACTTTGAGCTGGAAG GACGTCCAGTGGCTCCAGACAATCACCAGCATGCCGATTCTTGTCAAGGGTGTTCTTACAGGAGAGGATG CAAGGATAGCGATTCAAGCTGGAGCAGCAGGGATCATTGTTTCAAACCATGGAGCTCGCCAGCTTGACTATGTCCCAGCCACTATCTCAGCCCTTGAAGAG GTTGTCAAAGCGACACAAGGACGAGTTCCTGTCTTCTTGGACGGTGGTGTTCGTCGTGGAACTGATGTCTTCAAGGCACTTGCACTTGGAGCTTCCGGGATATTC ATTGGTAGACCAGTGGTGTTCTCACTAGCTGCTGAAGGAGAAGCTGGAGTCAGAAAAGTGCTTCAAATGTTACGTGACGAGTTCGAGCTAACCATGGCGTTAAGTGGGTGCAGGTCTCTCAGTGAGATCACTCGCAACCACATTATCACCGAGTGGGAAACTCCACGCCATTTGCCCAAGTTATAG
- the LOC106348910 gene encoding glycolate oxidase 2 isoform X2 has translation MEITNVTEYEAIAKEKLPKMVYDYYASGAEDQWTLQENRNAFARILFRPRILIDVSKIDMTTTVLGFKISMPIMVAPTAMQKMAHPEGEYATARAASAAGTIMTLSSWATSSVEEVASTGPGIRFFQLYVYKNRKVVEQLVRRAEKAGFKAIALTVDTPRLGRRETDIKNRFTLPPNLTLKNFEGLDLGKMDEANDSGLASYVAGQIDRTLSWKDVQWLQTITSMPILVKGVLTGEDARIAIQAGAAGIIVSNHGARQLDYVPATISALEEVVKATQGRVPVFLDGGVRRGTDVFKALALGASGIFIGRPVVFSLAAEGEAGVRKVLQMLRDEFELTMALSGCRSLSEITRNHIITEWETPRHLPKL, from the exons ATGGAGATCACAAACGTTACCGAGTATGAAGCAATCGCAAAGGAGAAGTTGCCTAAGATGGTATATGACTACTATGCGTCTGGTGCAGAGGATCAGTGGACTCTTCAAGAGAACAGAAACGCTTTCGCTAGGATCCT CTTCCGGCCTAGGATTCTGATTGATGTGAGCAAGATTGATATGACAACAACCGTCTTGGGGTTCAAGATCTCCATGCCGATCATGGTTGCGCCTACTGCCATGCAGAAGATGGCTCATCctgaag GGGAATATGCTACGGCTAGAGCTGCGTCTGCTGCTGGAACCATCAtg ACACTTTCTTCATGGGCTACTTCCAGCGTTGAAGAAGTTGCTTCCACAGGGCCAGGGATCCGATTCTTCCAGCTCTAT GTATACAAGAACAGGAAAGTGGTTGAGCAGCTAGTGAGAAGAGCAGAGAAGGCTGGATTTAAAGCCATTGCTCTCACTGTAGACACCCCAAGGCTAGGCCGCAGAGAGACTGATATCAAGAACAG ATTCACTCTGCCTCCAAACTTGACATTGAAGAACTTTGAAGGTCTTGACCTCGGAAAGATGGACGAG GCCAATGACTCTGGCTTGGCTTCATATGTTGCTGGTCAAATTGACCGTACTTTGAGCTGGAAG GACGTCCAGTGGCTCCAGACAATCACCAGCATGCCGATTCTTGTCAAGGGTGTTCTTACAGGAGAGGATG CAAGGATAGCGATTCAAGCTGGAGCAGCAGGGATCATTGTTTCAAACCATGGAGCTCGCCAGCTTGACTATGTCCCAGCCACTATCTCAGCCCTTGAAGAG GTTGTCAAAGCGACACAAGGACGAGTTCCTGTCTTCTTGGACGGTGGTGTTCGTCGTGGAACTGATGTCTTCAAGGCACTTGCACTTGGAGCTTCCGGGATATTC ATTGGTAGACCAGTGGTGTTCTCACTAGCTGCTGAAGGAGAAGCTGGAGTCAGAAAAGTGCTTCAAATGTTACGTGACGAGTTCGAGCTAACCATGGCGTTAAGTGGGTGCAGGTCTCTCAGTGAGATCACTCGCAACCACATTATCACCGAGTGGGAAACTCCACGCCATTTGCCCAAGTTATAG